Proteins encoded in a region of the Planococcus shixiaomingii genome:
- a CDS encoding cupin: MKVYTFEKESGKHITAFNSSFVMTRIARTESATHVGMVFLEPGETIGFHKAVVPQLLLVIEGEGWVRSDMHQKRLIKKGEAVSWTKGEGHETTTESGLTALVIEAEDLLLNNFHGFMKI, encoded by the coding sequence ATGAAGGTCTATACGTTCGAAAAAGAAAGTGGTAAACACATAACTGCCTTTAACTCAAGTTTTGTCATGACACGTATTGCAAGGACAGAAAGCGCAACTCATGTGGGGATGGTTTTCCTCGAACCTGGTGAGACCATTGGGTTTCATAAAGCTGTTGTGCCACAACTTCTTCTAGTGATAGAAGGAGAAGGATGGGTTAGAAGTGATATGCATCAAAAACGGCTGATCAAGAAAGGGGAAGCTGTTAGTTGGACAAAAGGGGAAGGGCATGAAACGACGACCGAAAGTGGTTTGACAGCTTTGGTCATAGAAGCCGAGGATTTGCTACTGAATAATTTTCACGGATTTATGAAAATCTAG